DNA from Geobacter sulfurreducens PCA:
TTTTAAGAAAATTACGAAGCTTGAGATCCTCGTGCAGAAGCTTCGAGTAATCGGCCTCCGCGTACCACCGCGAATCCCACGTCCGTATAACACCAAGCCTGAATCCAACAGGATTTACTTTCTGACCCAAGACACCACCTCCAGTCGTTATTGCTTGTCTGCCAGAACCACCGTGATGTGGCTGGTCGGTTTTCTGATCTTGCTTGCCCTGCCCATTGCCCGCGGCACGAAGCGCTTGAGTACCGGTCCACCGTCCACGGAAATGCTCTTTACGTAGAGGCGGTCAACGTCTGAAGCGCCTTTCTGCTCGGCATTGGCAACAGCTGACCGAAGAAGCTTGGATACGAGTTTCGCAGACGCCTGCGGCGAAAAACGCAGAATAGTGAGTGCGTCCTGTATTCCCTTGCCCCTGACCATGTCTACGACAAGACGTGTCTTGCGCGGTGAAAGGCGGGCAAATGTCAATTTTGCGCTGGCTTCCATCTGTGAATGCTCCTTTTAAGAATTACTTCTTCTTGAGCTTGCTCTTCTTGTCGGCCGCATGACCGTGAAAGGTCCGCGTCGGGGCGAATTCGCCAAGCTTATGTCCCACCATGTTTTCAGTGACAAAGACAGGAATAAACTTCTTCCCGTTGTGCACGGCAAAGGTCAATCCGATGAAATCAGGAGTAATGGTAGAGCGCCTGGACCATGTCTTGATGACCTTTTTGGAGCCTGCACTCTCTGCGGCAACCTTCTTGGCAACATGATCATCTACAAAGGGGCCTTTTTTTATCGAACGAGCCATGGTGTCAATCCTTTGGACTATTGTTTGTTATTTCGAACGCTTCTTAACAATGAAGCGGGTTGAAGTCTTGTTCTTGCGCGTCTTGTAACCCTTGGTCGGAATACCCCACGGAGTTACGGGGTGACGACCACCGGAAGTACGACCCTCACCACCACCATGGGGGTGATCGACCGGGTTCATAGCAACACCGCGAACCTTCGGTCTGCGCCCAAGCCAGCGAGAACGCCCCGCCTTGCCAATAGACACATTCTCGTGATCGATATTGCCAACCTGGCCGATGGTAGCCATGCAATCAAGCAGCACCATCCTCACTTCGCCGGACGGAAGCTTCACCTGAGCATACTTGCCTTCTTTGGCCATGAGCTGAGCAAAGGTACCTGCGCTGCGGGCAAGCTGGCCACCCTTCCCGATTTTAAGCTCGATGTTATGAATGATTGTACCCAGCGGGATTGCGCGCAAAGGAAGCGCATTGCCCGGCTTGATATCAGCATTCGAACTGGCAACGATGCTGTCGCCCACCTTGAGATCGAGCGGAGCGAGGATATAACGCTTTGCACCGTCTGCATAGTGGAGCAGAGCAATCCGCGCACTTCTGTTGGGATCGTACTCGATGCTCGCGACTTTGGCCGGGACTTCCACTTTGTTCCTGCGGAAATCAATTATGCGGTACTTTTTCTTGTGTCCACCACCGATATGACGGGCAGTAATCCTGCCGAAGCTATTACGGCCGCCAGTCTTCTTTATGGTGACAATGAGAGACTTTTCGGGAGTTGATGTTGTAATCTCATCAAACGCAGAGCACGTCTGGTGCCTGCGTCCCGCCGAAGTAGGTTTATATGTCTTGATCGCCATGGTATGTCACTCCACTGCTCAGGTTTATATTTCGAAGAAATCGACGCTGCTTCCCTCTTTCAGGGTCACGTACGCCTTCTTCCAGTTGGAACGCTTGCCATAGTGACGGCCGAAACGCTTGACCTTCCCAGCGACATTGACCGTGTTAACTTCGGCGACCTCGACCTTGAAAAGCTTCTCAACAGCTTCCTTGATCTCGATCTTGTTCGCGTCGCGGTCGACCTCGAAGGAGACGACGTTCTTCGAATCCTTCTCGATGGTTGTCTTTTCAGTGATGAGTGGCTTCTTTATCACGTCGTACAGGTTCATGACTGCAACACTCCTTCGATCGTACGAACAGCCGACTGGGTAACGATGATGTTATTATATTTGACGATGTCGAAAACATTCAGGTGTTCTGCCTTGAGTACTTTGACATCTTTCACGTTACGGGCCGACAGTTCAAGGTTGAGATTCGGCTCGTCCACAACCACGAGCGTCTTGGCCAGATCGAATGCCTTCAGCACCGTCACGAATCCCTTGGTAGAGATAGACGGGAGAGTAAAGGAGTC
Protein-coding regions in this window:
- the rplB gene encoding 50S ribosomal protein L2 → MAIKTYKPTSAGRRHQTCSAFDEITTSTPEKSLIVTIKKTGGRNSFGRITARHIGGGHKKKYRIIDFRRNKVEVPAKVASIEYDPNRSARIALLHYADGAKRYILAPLDLKVGDSIVASSNADIKPGNALPLRAIPLGTIIHNIELKIGKGGQLARSAGTFAQLMAKEGKYAQVKLPSGEVRMVLLDCMATIGQVGNIDHENVSIGKAGRSRWLGRRPKVRGVAMNPVDHPHGGGEGRTSGGRHPVTPWGIPTKGYKTRKNKTSTRFIVKKRSK
- the rpsS gene encoding 30S ribosomal protein S19, which codes for MARSIKKGPFVDDHVAKKVAAESAGSKKVIKTWSRRSTITPDFIGLTFAVHNGKKFIPVFVTENMVGHKLGEFAPTRTFHGHAADKKSKLKKK
- the rplV gene encoding 50S ribosomal protein L22, with amino-acid sequence MEASAKLTFARLSPRKTRLVVDMVRGKGIQDALTILRFSPQASAKLVSKLLRSAVANAEQKGASDVDRLYVKSISVDGGPVLKRFVPRAMGRASKIRKPTSHITVVLADKQ
- a CDS encoding 50S ribosomal protein L23, producing MNLYDVIKKPLITEKTTIEKDSKNVVSFEVDRDANKIEIKEAVEKLFKVEVAEVNTVNVAGKVKRFGRHYGKRSNWKKAYVTLKEGSSVDFFEI